The DNA segment CGGCGGCTCCTCGGGCACGGGCAGCACGCCCGCGTCCTGCACCGGCTTGGGGCCCTTGTCGCCGCCCGAGTAGAACGAGTCCGCCAGCACCTCGTGCAGCACGGAGACGTTGAGGATGCTCTCCTTCACGGTGGACGCCGCCGAGTCGATGCCGAGCACGCTCTTGTCCACCAGTTGGAGGGCCTTCTTCGGGTCGCCGTCCGACGCGGCCAGCACGGAGCGCACCTGGCCCTGCACATCTTCCGGCCGGTCCGCGTGCATCGCGACGCGGTTCACCAGGTCGCGCAGCGCGCTCGTGGGCGAGTCATCCTTCGTCACCGCGATGCCGTAGAGCGTCCGGGCTCCCAGCCGCACGTCCATGGTCGCGGGCAGCTTCGAGCGGACGTCCTCCACGGTGCTCTGGTCGAGCACGGCCTTGGAGGGGATCTCCGCGCGGGCCTGGGGCTGGGTGACGAGCTCCGCGAGCAGCGTGGAGAAGGCGTCGCTCGCCACGTCGCGGCGGCGCTGGAGGCCGCCCAGCAGCAGCTCCTGGTCCAGGGGCACGCCCAGGGTGGAGCCGCCGCCCACGGGGATCTGAAGCGTCAGCTTGTCCGAGGGCAGCGTCCACGGCGGGCGCAGCACCTTCCGGGGCGGCGTCACCGTCTCCGCGCCCAGCACCACGTTGCCGGTGAACGTCACCGGCGCGCGCTCCACGCGCAGGACGACGACGTTGACCGCGTCCAGGCACTGGCACCGGTTGCCGCTGAAGACGGTGGAGTCCGCGCGGCGCAGGTACACCGCGCCCACGCCGCCCTCGCTGCGCAGCTCGTTGCCGGACACCGCGGTGGAGATGACCGCGCCGCCGTTGCCCAGCAGCAGCAGCGCGGGCCCTCGCGCGGTGACGTCGTTGCCCTCCACCTGCACGCCCCGCTTCGCCTTCACCAGCGGCCGGGGAATGATGGGGATGGGCTTGACGAGGAAGTCCACCAGCGCGGGCTTCACCAGCGCCGCCGTGGCGGTGAGGTAGCGCGAGGCCGCCGCGCTGGCGCTCTGGGAGGGCGTGAAGTCCGGGGCCGTCACCGTGAGCGCGCGGTTGAGCACGGGCCCGGCGGCGAACTTCTGCTTCAGCGAACCAATCTGCACCAGGTCCTCCACGCGGGGCACCGACGCGAGCGTGGCCACGGCGGACGGCAGGGGCTTGCCGGGGACCGTGCGGCCCTCCGTGCCCGGCTTGGGCACCGGATCCGTGGCGAGGAACGGCACGCGCGACAGCTTCGCCACCAGGTCCTGGGGCAGCGTGTCCGTGACGACGAGGACGCCCGCGCCGCCACCGCCGCCGCCCGAGTGGCGCACGGTGTTTCCGCGCACGACCGTCTCGCCGCGCCAGTCGATGGCCACCTCGTGGAGCAGCGCCTGCGGCAGCGAGTTGCCGCTCTCCAGGAACACGTTGCCCTTCACCACCAGCTCGCCGGAGCCCACGAAGGTCGCGACCGCCTGACCCAGGCCCGGCTCCCCGGCGGTGGGCAGCCCCGCGCACGCGAAGAGGTGGTTGCCGGAGACGACCGTCACGGACAGGTCCGGCCGCAGCCGCAGACCCGCGACCGCGCAGCCCTCCACCCGGTTGCCCTCCACGTCGAGCAGCGAGCCGGGCTCGGTGGGCGCCTCCGTCAACAGGTGCCCCGCCGCGCCCAGGGCGGTGATGCCGGTGACGGAGTCGCGCACGGTGTTGTTCGCCAAGCGCACGCGGCCCTGCACGCCCGACACGAAGAGGCCGTCCGCGGGTGACGGGAAGGTGTCGAAGACGGGGTCCACCAGGTCGCCGGGGTCCGGCGCCTCGCCGCGCGCCAGCTGCTCCAGCGACTTGCGCAGCACGTCCAGGATGCCGTCCAGCGACTGCATGCCGGTGATGACGGCGACGAGCGACGCGGAGACCTTGTCGGCGCGCTGGCGCAGGTACTCCTGGAGCCGCGCGACGCGGGACGCATCGTCCTCGGCGGGGTCCAGGGCCTGCTCCACGGCGCGCAGGATGACCGCCGCGGCGTCCAGCTCCGAAGTCACCGCGCTCGACCTGGCGATGGCCTCCGCGGCGGTGGTGGCGGGCTCGTCCACCAAGAGGTGCAGGGCCTGGCGCGCGGGCGTACCGCCGTTGCCGCTGTTGAGGGTCGTGATGGCCGCGCTCACGCGCTGGAGCGCCAGCGTGCGGAACTTCCCCTGCACGCCCGCGATGTCCAGCACGCGCTCGTAGTGGGACAGGTAGAGCTGGAGCGACCCGGTGAGCACCGGCCCCGGCGACAGGCCACGCACCGCCAGGACCAGCGCGCCCAGGGCGGACACCCACCGCTCCAGCGGCTCCGCCTTCACCGGCAGGGGCGTCGGGGGCATGGGCAGCACCGGGAGCACGTCCAGCGTCTTCACGCGGATGCGGTCCAGGAGCCCCCGGGCGATGGCCACCTGCTCCGCGCGCTTCTGCGGCTGGGCGATGGCGGCGACCACCGCCTGGTGGGCCTGGAGCGAAAGGGAGGACAGCTCCGCGTCGCCATTCACCAGCTCCCCCAGCTGTCCCACGGCGGTGCCGAAGGCGCGCAGCTGCTTCTCCACCGTGTCGTCGGACTCGGTGACGAGGCCCGCCGCCTGCCGGTCCAGGTTCGTGGCGTACAGGCCAATGGTGGCCGTCCGCCCCTGCGCCGCGACGCGCGCTCCGTCCTCCGCCGTGACGCCCGTCGGAGGCAGCTGGCCCGTGGTGAAGTCCAGCACCTGCTTGAGGGTGGCGCGCATGCGGTCCACCACCGGCTGGAGCTGACCGCCGGTGCGCTCCACGTCGCGGTAGTCCGCCTCCACCTGCGAGGCCAGCGCGGGGTGGAGCTCCTTGAGCTGATCCGTCAGGGCCTCCTTGGACTGGCGCAACTGCACCAGCACGTCCGTGTTGGCCTTCGCGCCCCGCGTGCCGGGCTGGAGCGGAAGCTGCTGGAGCGCGGCGTCGGCGAAGGTGCCGATGATGGTCTTCTTCGGTCCCACCGCCTGACCGATGACCGGCTGCCGTGCGCGCTGCGCCTGTGCCTCGCGAAGCTGGGCCACCTGGCTCAGCGCGCTGGCCAGGTTCACCAGGGCGGTCAGGTCGTCCGGCGCGCCCTGCACCCGGCCCAGGGCCCCGATGAGGGCCTTCGCCACGCCGGCGGGCAGTCCCTGGACGAGCGAGTCGAAGGCGCCCTTGATGCGGTCCGCCGTCTTCAGGACGGCGTCCTTGCCGGACACGGTGGCCAGGTCGAACTGCGCCACGGTGTCCCACGCCTCCTGGGACACGTCGTCCGGCGCGGTGAAGCTGGAGGCCCGCGCCAGCGACGAGCGCACCGCGTGCGACGTCTTCGTGTGGTCGATGAAGCCCTGGGCGGCGCGCATCTCCGCCACCTCGTGCACCAGCGCGTCGATGACGTTGGCGGGCGTGGTGCCCACGTCCTTCAGCTCCTGCGCCAGGGTGTCCAGCGGCCCATACAGCCCCCGGCCAATCTTCTGGCGCCCGTCCTCGTTCGCGCCCGTGTACTGCAACACGGTGGCGTACATGCCCACCACGGCGCCGTGCACGTCACCGCGCTCCGGGCGGACGGTGGCGGACGTGACGCTGAGCTGCTGGAGCACCTGGGTGATGGGCGGCAGCTTCACCGGGCCCACCACCGGCGGCGCCTCCGTCTTCGTCACCGGCGCGTGCACGCCGTCCACCTCGTTGCCCTCCACGGTGATGCCGGAGCCGGACACGACGGCGATGCCCGCCGCGCGCACCTCCGCGTCCGCGAGGCCGGGCGCGCCGTACGCGTCCGTCCTGCCCACCTGGAGCAGCCGGTTGCCGCGCACCTGCGCCTCGTCCACGCCCGCGAGCACCACCGCGCCCCGGAGCGTCAGCCGCTCCAGCCAGCGCAGCGCGGCGTCCAATGGAGCACGCACGCGGGGCGTGGCGTTGGCGAGCAGCGCCTCCACGAGCGGCCGGGGCCGGGCGCGGGCATCCGCGCTCAGGATGGCGCCCAGGCCCGGGTCCAGCAGCGACAGCGCCGCGGTGTTGTCCGTCTGCGACGGCACGTCCGCGAGCGCCACCTGTTCGAAGCGGTTGTCCTCGATGCGCAGGCGCCCCACCGCGCCGCCCGTGCCCCAGGTGCGCACGGCCGCGTCGCCCAGCGCGCGCACCACGTTGCCCCGGATGCGCACGTCGAACACCGGGTGCGGACCGCCCAGGAGGATGCCGAAGCCCGGCGTGGCCTCGCCGTCGCCCTCGATGCGGTTGTCCACCACCTCCACGTCCGCGGCGGGGCGGCCGTTGGACTGGCCGTCATCCAGGCCGTCACCCACGACGATGCCGGCCACCACGCCCAGCACCGACGCGGCGGGCACGGCCGGCAGGGAGATCCACGACTCGCGCACGCGCAGCGCCCGGCCCGACAGCTGGATGCCCACCTGGAACAGGCCGTCCGACACGGCGTTGCGGATCTCGTTGCCCACGACGTCCACGCCGTCGCCCGCGACCTGGATGCCCACGGCGGCGGAGCCCAGGACCTGATTCTCCGCCACCACCATGCGGTCCACCGGCCCCGCGAGCCCCCCTTCCGCCAGGTCCTGCACGAGGATGCCCACGTGGAAGCCCTGGACGCGGTTGCCGCGCACCTCCACGCCGGCCAGGCGCCCGTCCGCCACGTGGATGCCCGTGGTCGCCTCTCCCAGCGGCTGGAGCCGGTTGTTCGTGATGGCCAGCGCGTCGACGAAGAGGCCCGCGCGAGGGAAGGCCGCGAGGAAGCGCTCCGCGAGGTACGGGGCGTACGGCGCCACCGCGATGCCCGTCGCCGCGCCGATGCGGTTCTCATCGATGACGATGCGCGAGCAGGTGCCCGTCACCAGCACGCCCGTCGCCTCCGAGCCGGCCTGGTTCGCCTGGATGTGGCAGCGGCGCAGCGTCACGCCGCTGGAGTCCGCCAGCGTCACCACGCCGTGCGGCAGCGTCGCCAGCGCGTCGAGCAGCGGCTTCGCCTCCGGCACCTCCTCCAGCGGCTGGCCCGGGTGCAGCCGCTGCAGCTTGCGCAGCTGCACCAGCGTGGCGACCACGGAGCCCGCGGCGCGTCCCTGCCCGGGGACGATGACCTTGATGCGGCTGGCGACCACGTCCACGAAGTCGGCCTCGGCGGACGGGTGCTTCACGTCGTCCTCTTCCAGCACGCGGTCGTCGTCCACCTCCAGGAGCGGCACGAAGCGCTGGCCGTTCGTCATGCCCACGCTCGCCTTCACCGCCTTGACGACGGGCTGGAGTCCTCCGCCGATGACGACGTCCTCGAAGGGGGCCTCCACCAGCTTGAGGTCCTCGATGCGCACGTCGCCGTCCAGGCCGCAGCGGTCCACGAAGAAGGCGCCGCCGGAGCCCTGGGTGCGCAGCTCGGTGGCCTCGCCGTCGCCCAGCAGGTGCACGGAGGACAGGTTGCGCAGGAGCACCGGGTGCTCCAGCTTGTAGCGGCCGGAGCGCACGAAGATGGACCCGCCCTGCCCGCCCATCCGGTCCACGGCCGCCTGGAGCGCCTCGTCGCCGGTGATGCCTTCGAGCAGGTCCTGGTCCACGTCGCCGAAGCTGCGCACGCCGTCGCCCACCACCACGGTGAAGACGCCGGGGCCCACGACGCGCTCGGAGAGCTCCACCAGCCGGTCGCGCACCTGGGCGAGCGGCAGGTAGCGCGGGCGCAGGTCCTGGAAGGTGCGCACCGCGCCGCCCGTCACGCGCGCCAGCGGCACGCAGTGGTGCACCGGGCCGTGCACGGGCGCGTCCGTGAGCTGCTCCACCTCGCCCCGGGCCGAGCCGTCCGCCGCGCGCACGCGCACGGTGAAGGACCAGTACTCGCTCGCGCGCCCTTCGGTGTTGGTGAAGGCCAGCGTGATGCCGTCATCGAAGCGGTAGCGCACGTCCGGCACCGCCAGGTCGCCGCCATCCCACCGGCGCACCACGGCGCCCTGCGAGGGGCTGAAGGCGCGGCCCAACGTGCCGCCCACGGACACCACCGCGGGGTCCGTGGTGAGCACGGCGCTCGCGTCCGCCAGCTCCAGCTTGCCCGTGTCCGCCTGGACGCCGCGCAGACGCCGCAGCACCGGCAGGGACGGGCCCTCCGGCTGAAGCCGTGTCACGCGGTCCTCGATGACGATGAGGTCGCCCGCGCGCAGCTTCGAGGCGCTCTCGGGAGAGACCTGGAGCGTCATCGCGTCCGCCGCCGCGGGCGCGGTGAGGGGCAGCACGGTGGAGCCGTTGTCGCGCGACCACAGCACCACCGGCTGCGCGCCGCCCCGGAAGAACTCCACGCGGAAGTGGAGGTTGTCGGAGCCCACGTAGCCCTCGCCCGTGGACGCGTTCTCCGTGGCGAGGCACCGGTCGCGGCAGGGGTCCAGCGGCTCCGGCGGCAAGCGGTCCGGCAGCGCGCCCTTCGGGATGTTGGTGGTGAGCCGCGCGCCGCTGGTGGGCGTGGGCAGCGTCTCCACGTCGGTGGCGGCAAGGCTTTGAAGTGCGCGCACCTGGGTGACGAGCCGCAGGCGCACGGTGGTGTCCTGGCCGTCCAGCGCGGGCTCCTCCAGGAACGTGTCGTCCAGGTGGGTGGTGGTCTGCTCCCAGCAGTCGAGGAAGAAGAAGTGGTGCCGCGTCCCGTCCGTGGGCAGCGCGGTCAGCGGCGGCGCCTCCGGCAGGTCCGGCTGCGCGGAGTAGCGCAGGTCCTGCTCCAGGAAGACACGCACGCCGTCGAGCAGGATGCGGCCCGCGCCCGGCAGCGTTCCGTCACCGCCCCTTATAATGATATCGGCCCCGAGCGCCGCGTCCTCCACGCGCAGCGCGGTCACCCACGTGCGGGCCACGGGCGGCAGGCCCAGCACACCCCAGGTCTTCAGCTTCGCCGGATCCACGCTCGCGAACGCGGAGACGGGGAAGCGCACGTCGTTCCAGCCGGAGGGGCGCTGGCCCAGGCCGGCGGAGATGACCGTCTCGTGGCCGTCCGTGTCCGTGACCACCACGCGCAGGTCGATGATTTCATCGTCGGTGGGCGGCCGCTCGAAGCGCACGCCGATGACGAGCGCGGACGCGGTGAAGGTGGAGCCGTCCGAGCGCGCCACGGCCGTGAGATCCAGCGGCGTGGGCAGCGTGCGGCGCAGGGCGATGTGGCCCCGGCTTCGCACCACGAAGGGCAGCGTCTCCGCGTCGTAGCGGTCCAGGCGCAGCTCGCGCGGGATGGTGCGCTCGTCGCCCACGGGCAGCCCCTGCCCCGTCCAGCCGAGCACGTTGCGGATGGGGTCCACGAGGTACGTGTCGACGATGCGGAAGCCGTCGTCGGGAGAGCCCTCGGCGACGTCGGCGGAGCGGCGGCGCGCGTCCACGGTGCGCAGCCGCACCTCCTCGTTCCAGTCGGCGTCGAGGCTCATGCGCCCCATCTGCTGGTAGACGCCGGAGAATCGCCGGGCTTCGTCGAAGCGGGACCTGGAGGTGTACGCTTTCACGGTCATGATCGGTTCATCCGATGGAGGTCGTCCTGGCTGCGGTCGGCGTGGAAGGGCGTCACGCCAATAGGCATGCTGTCGTCGGTGCGAGCGGACAGCTCGCGTTCATGGTCGGAGCGCTCGCCATGGGCGCCGGGGACTCCGCCGCGCTCGGAGGCGTGGAGCGCGTCGGGGCCGTTGTTGTCACCCAGGACGAGGTAGCCCGGGTCCGTCTGGCGGTTGGACTGGAAGGACACCGTGTGCACCCGCGACTGGTGCGACACCGGGGGCTGTCCGCCGCGCGAGTAGAGGCTGTAGCGCAGCCAGCCCAGGTCCGGCCGGTCCGTGCGCACCTCGCCCGCGAACGCGCAGGAGGAAGCCTCCAGCACGCCCGCCTCCGTGGCGCCCAGCACCGTGCAGTGCCGCAGCCGCACGCGAGCCCCCGCCGCGCGGATGGCGACCGCGTCCCTGTCCCCCGCGTCGAAGGTGCAGCCCGAGGCGACGAGGTGCACCCACGGCGGCAGCTCGATGACGCCGACCATGCAGCCGTAGAGGCGCAGCTCCACGTCGGCGGGAGGCAGCGAGCGCCGCGCGCTGATGTCCTGGTGCCCACCGCCCGGCATCCACAGGCCCACCTGTCCGGGAGCCCCCAGGTTGCACCAGCGCAGGTCCGCCTGCCCCCGGGCGAGCACCAGCTCCAGCCGTCCCGCGAGCCAGAGGCCCGCGAGCCACACGCGCGTGGCCGCGCTGCCTCCGAAGCCCGGGTAGAGCGCCAGCGAGAGGCCGTGCTCATCCGCGCCGATGCACGGGGCCGCGCCCGTGTCCGCGGCGAAGAGGGACAGCCCGCCGTCGAGCCCCTGGGACAAACGCTCCGGAGTCAGCCGCGGCGAGCCGATGAGCCCCAGCACCGGAGGCGCTCCGGAGCCAAGCCCCTCCGCGACGGTCGCGACGATGGGCCGCTCCTGGCCTCCGGCCGCCAGCACTCCGCCCGCGCGCTCCGGGGAGATCCACGCGGTGACGGGAAGGCCGGTGCCGGAGCGGTCGCCAGGACGGTCCGGAGGGTCGATGAACGGCAGGTCCGGCTCCGCCCACGCGGAGGGCGGACGGCGGTCCGGAGGGAGCAGCCCCGCGCCCAGCGAGGCACCCCGCCCCACCCGCGCGGAGACGGTGACGCGGCCCACGGGCGCGTCGTCCTGGAGCACGACGCGGCCCAGGCGCGGATCCACCGCGACGACGCCGGAGGCGTTGCTCGGCGCGAGCGTCGTCCACGGGCCCAGGCTGCGCTGGCGCAGCTTGAACGGGTGGCGCTTCAGCCGTCCGGGAATCGAGTAGCGCCGCGCGCCACCCACGGCGGAGGCATCCCGGGAGTGGTACGCGCCACCGGGCCGTGAGTCGAGCGGGAGCGGCTGGCCCACGCGAGGTTCGATGAACACGGCGCCATCGTTGGCGACGTTGAAGCGCAGGAACTCATCCGGCAGCAGGGCCAGCTCCGGCAGGAAGGCCAGGTGTCCGCGTCCGCCGAGCGAGAAGACGACCTCCGACGCGGGCAGCGGCACCGGATCCACGAGGAGCACGCGGCCGTCGACGTACAGCGCCTCGCCAGGAACCGGAGGGTTCGTGCCCGAGGGCTCCAGCGGTCCCGCGACCCACGCGCCCTCCCCCGCCTTCAACGTCATCCTGCGGGGACGCGTCGTGTCCGCCCAGACCAGCGCCTCCAGCCCCTCCGCCGTCGGCGCCGCCGCGAGCATGCCGGGCAGGTTCGCGGCGATGGGCAGCGGGGCCAGGGGTCGCCACGCCGGGCTCGCGGAGGCCGGGTCACAGGACATCACCGGCACGGCCAGCTCGCCCGTCACGGCTTCGCCACCCAGGAGCACCAGGCCCTGCGGGGTGCTCAGCAGCGTCGCGCCCTTGCGCTCCTGGCGGTTGCGCACCGCATGGGGCCGCCAGGGTCCGCCCGCGACGGGCAGCGACCAGAGGTCTCCGGTGGGCGCACCGCCCAGGTCGCCGCCGAGTACGAAGAGCCGTCCATTCCGTACGCACAGGGCCGGCGCCAGGCGCGCGGAAGGCTGCCGGGGGCTCGCGGTGTCCAGCCGCGCCCCCGTCGGTGTGGCGGTGTCCAGGCCCGTCACCGACCACACGCCCAGCTTCCCCGCCCCATCCGGAGCCACCAGCAGCAGCGCGTCTCCGACGACGGCGAGGGACATGCCCGGACCATCCGGAGGCAGCGCCCCGCCCAGCTCCGCCACCTGCCAGGACGCACCGTCGGCGCTCGCATCGAAGCGGGCAAGGCGCAGGCTGCCGTCCGCGAGGTGTTGCTCGATGCGCGCAACCCATGGGGCGCCGGACAGGTCCACGCGAACGGCGTTGCTGCGAGGAGGCCCCTGACGAAGGCCCGCGGTGAGGGTGCGCCAAGAACCGTCCACGTCGCGCAGGCGCGGCGATCCGCTCAAGCGTTCGACCAGGAGCGCCGCCGTGGTGCCGCCGAGGAGCTGGTTCGCTTCCGGAGTCACGGTGACGGTGTTCAGCGCATCCGGCGTCAGCTCCGTGGACAGAAGCACCGTGTCCGAGTTCTCACGAGCCGCGAGCAACGTGAGGCGCCACGTGTCCCCCGGAGAAGGCCGTCCCCGGTCCGCGAACCGGAGCGTGGGGGCGAGCCCGACGGGAGCGGTGGGCAGCGGTCCACGCAGGAGCGGCAGGGCATCCGGTCCCACCAGCGGAATGCCATCGACGGACACGGTGATGGCATCCGCGCGTTCGGCGGCGTCCGCGTCCTCGGCCAGGCCGGTGGGGGTGAGCAGCATCGCCGCCGTGCGCCCGGTGGTGAGCGACACAGGCGAGGGCTCATGGCGCGCGGTGAGGCCGCCGGTGAGGTCCGCGCGCTCCAGCGGCTTGAGCCACACCAGGGGGCCATCGCGGTCCAGTGGATCCACGCGGAAGCCCCGGTAGCCATTGGGCAGGGTGTGCACGGTGGCCGGAGTGACGTCCTCCAGCTCCACCGGGGTCAGCCGCGCGGTGCGGATGAGCGCCACGTCCGGACGCGCCCAGCCCAGCAGGTCCAGCGTGCGAGGCGTCGCGGCATGGCGGCCGGCATCCGCGCTCCCGAGCCGGCGCAGGGCCTGATCCAGCGTCTCACCCGGAGCGATGCCAATGACCGGACCGCGCACCGGGACGCCATCCCGGGGACGCACGACGTCAGGCGAACGGCGCGTGAGTGGATCCGCGAGGCCAATGGGATCCCACACCACCGCGCTGCGGCCGCGCCAGGGCAGCACGTCGTTGAAGTCCTGGGTCTCCAGCAGCGAGCGGAAGGACTCATCCACCTCCGCGTCCCAGAGGCTGGTGACGGACAGCACCTCCTCCAGCGACGCAAGCGTGCCCTTCCGCCGGCGCCACGCCACCGCGCGAGCCACCACTCCACGCTGCACACGAGGGTCATCCGTGAGCAGCCGAGCCCCCATCAGCTCCGCGAGCAAAGGAAGCGCCTGAGGCCCGGCGCGCTCCACGAAGTGGTCATCCCAGAGTTGGTCCACCGCGCGGGAGAACGCGTCCAGCTCCAAGCCCAGCACGGCCAGCAGCTTGAGGAACGGATGGTCCGCGAGCGTGGAGTCCCGAGCCGTGTAGAGGCCGGGGAGAAGCTGAATCAGTCGCTGGGAGGGACGGCTCATGGGACCCGCACCTCCGCGAGAAGCCGCGTTGAGTCACCGCCATGACGACCAGGCGCCCCCCGTCCAACGCGAGCCGCCAAACGGGTCCGACAGTCGGACAGGTTCTCGCTGACCGGCTGGAGTGGCGGCATCCCGCCAGCCCCGGTTCGCCAAGCCGGTCCGACTGTCGGACAGGTTTCCACTGACCGGTCGGCGCGGAGCCCCCCTGGCCCCCGGCTTCCCCAACTGGTCCGACAGTCGGACAGGTTTCCACTGACCGGTCGGCGCGGAGCCCCCCTGGCCCCCGGCTTCCCCAACTGGTCCGACAGTCGGACCAGTTCATGAGGGTCGCCGCCGACGGGGGGACCCAGCCGGTTTCCCACCTTCTCATCCATGTGGACAGAACCCCCATCCGAGGGCCTGGAGCCGGTCCAGCGCGGCGAGGCGTGGCTCATAGGTCCTGGGCCTCCTCGTAGGACAGCGCGACGCCGTCGCTCTCGCCGGCCGGCGGTGCCCATGCGAGCAGCTCTCCTGGCGCGGTCGCGATGCGCTCGAAGAGGGCCGGTGGCGTGCCTTCACGGTGCAGCCGCTGCACCACCACCGAGCGCAGTCCATCGATGCCCGCGAGCACGCCGTACACGTCCGACAGCTGGAGATCCTGTCCCAGCTCCACCCGGTCCGGATCCAGGAGGCCCAGCTCGCGCTCGGGGTCGCGATCCACGCCCAGCCGCAGGCGCGTCTCCTGGAGCACCGCGACCGGATCCGCGCCCTTCACCACGCGCAGCAGCACCCGCAGCCGCACCTCCACCCGCTGCCGGTTGGCCAGGTGCAGCTCCACCCCGGGGGCCACTCGCGCTGCCAGGTGCGCGTGCAGCGCTTCCAGGTCGGATGCGCGCAGGGCCGCGCCCTCCGGGCCGGACACCACCACCTTCAAGGACCGGCGGCGCACGGCGTCGCGGAACACGTTCGCGCGGTGCACGCCGTCGAACACCCGCGTCAGCGCCAGCACGTCCGGCAACGACACCGCTCGGTCCATCGCGCCCACCGTGGCGGGCCCGCGCACACGCGCCAGCGCGGGCGCCTCTGGATCCGTTCCACCGGCCAGCGGGAGTGGATTGAACGTCCGCTCCACGCAGGGATGCGGCGTCGCCATCGCCATCAACCGCAGCGCGGACCGGTTGCCTCCCGTCCCCCGCCCCACGCGATACCGGACCCGCACCTCCGCCCCCAGGGGCAACGCCGAGCCGTGGTCCTCACCTCCGAAGCGCAGGCGCGCGGCCCCGGCTGACAGCGGCTCCACCGCGAAGGCCAGCGCATCCGGCGCCGCGTCCAGGAGCGAGTCCACCGGCTGCCACGCGCGTCCCCCTATCGTGACGGACACCTCCGGCCGG comes from the Corallococcus macrosporus genome and includes:
- a CDS encoding phage tail protein yields the protein MSRPSQRLIQLLPGLYTARDSTLADHPFLKLLAVLGLELDAFSRAVDQLWDDHFVERAGPQALPLLAELMGARLLTDDPRVQRGVVARAVAWRRRKGTLASLEEVLSVTSLWDAEVDESFRSLLETQDFNDVLPWRGRSAVVWDPIGLADPLTRRSPDVVRPRDGVPVRGPVIGIAPGETLDQALRRLGSADAGRHAATPRTLDLLGWARPDVALIRTARLTPVELEDVTPATVHTLPNGYRGFRVDPLDRDGPLVWLKPLERADLTGGLTARHEPSPVSLTTGRTAAMLLTPTGLAEDADAAERADAITVSVDGIPLVGPDALPLLRGPLPTAPVGLAPTLRFADRGRPSPGDTWRLTLLAARENSDTVLLSTELTPDALNTVTVTPEANQLLGGTTAALLVERLSGSPRLRDVDGSWRTLTAGLRQGPPRSNAVRVDLSGAPWVARIEQHLADGSLRLARFDASADGASWQVAELGGALPPDGPGMSLAVVGDALLLVAPDGAGKLGVWSVTGLDTATPTGARLDTASPRQPSARLAPALCVRNGRLFVLGGDLGGAPTGDLWSLPVAGGPWRPHAVRNRQERKGATLLSTPQGLVLLGGEAVTGELAVPVMSCDPASASPAWRPLAPLPIAANLPGMLAAAPTAEGLEALVWADTTRPRRMTLKAGEGAWVAGPLEPSGTNPPVPGEALYVDGRVLLVDPVPLPASEVVFSLGGRGHLAFLPELALLPDEFLRFNVANDGAVFIEPRVGQPLPLDSRPGGAYHSRDASAVGGARRYSIPGRLKRHPFKLRQRSLGPWTTLAPSNASGVVAVDPRLGRVVLQDDAPVGRVTVSARVGRGASLGAGLLPPDRRPPSAWAEPDLPFIDPPDRPGDRSGTGLPVTAWISPERAGGVLAAGGQERPIVATVAEGLGSGAPPVLGLIGSPRLTPERLSQGLDGGLSLFAADTGAAPCIGADEHGLSLALYPGFGGSAATRVWLAGLWLAGRLELVLARGQADLRWCNLGAPGQVGLWMPGGGHQDISARRSLPPADVELRLYGCMVGVIELPPWVHLVASGCTFDAGDRDAVAIRAAGARVRLRHCTVLGATEAGVLEASSCAFAGEVRTDRPDLGWLRYSLYSRGGQPPVSHQSRVHTVSFQSNRQTDPGYLVLGDNNGPDALHASERGGVPGAHGERSDHERELSARTDDSMPIGVTPFHADRSQDDLHRMNRS